From Streptomyces sp. TLI_105, the proteins below share one genomic window:
- a CDS encoding NUDIX hydrolase: MQVQDTPEEWQVVATATPFKGNKTSVRTDDVVMPDGSVHRRDYQVHPGSVAVLALDEEDRVVVLRQYRHPVRQKLWEIPAGLLDVPGENPLHAAQRELYEEAHVKAGDWRVLTDVYTTPGGCDEAVRIFLARDLAEAEGERFEVSEEEADMELARVPLPELVRGVLAGELHNNCLVVGVLSLAAARVGDGIDALRPATAPWPARPFEA; this comes from the coding sequence ATGCAGGTGCAGGACACCCCGGAGGAGTGGCAGGTCGTCGCCACCGCCACCCCCTTCAAGGGAAACAAGACGAGTGTCCGCACGGACGACGTGGTCATGCCGGACGGCTCGGTCCACCGCCGTGACTACCAGGTCCACCCCGGCTCCGTGGCCGTCCTCGCCCTGGACGAGGAGGACCGCGTGGTCGTCCTCCGGCAGTACCGGCACCCCGTACGGCAGAAGCTCTGGGAGATCCCCGCCGGGCTTCTCGACGTGCCCGGCGAGAACCCGCTGCACGCCGCCCAGCGCGAGCTGTACGAGGAGGCGCACGTCAAGGCCGGTGACTGGCGGGTCCTCACCGACGTCTACACGACGCCCGGCGGCTGCGACGAAGCCGTACGGATCTTCCTGGCGCGGGACCTCGCGGAGGCGGAGGGCGAGCGCTTCGAGGTTTCCGAGGAGGAGGCCGACATGGAGCTGGCGCGGGTGCCGCTGCCCGAGCTGGTGCGGGGGGTGCTGGCGGGGGAGCTGCACAACAACTGCCTGGTGGTGGGGGTGCTGTCGCTGGCCGCGGCCCGCGTGGGCGACGGGATCGACGCGCTCCGGCCGGCCACCGCGCCGTGGCCGGCCCGCCCCTTCGAGGCGTAG
- a CDS encoding CTP synthase, with the protein MPPNTTTTKHIFVTGGVASSLGKGLTASSLGALLKARGLRVTMQKLDPYLNVDPGTMNPFQHGEVFVTNDGAETDLDIGHYERFLDVDLDGSANVTTGQVYSQVIAKERRGEYLGDTVQVIPHITNEIKGRIRRMATDDVDVVITEVGGTVGDIESLPFLETVRQVRHEVGRDNVFVVHISLLPYIGPSGELKTKPTQHSVAALRNIGIQPDAIVLRADREVPTAIKRKISLMCDVDEAAVVAAIDAPSIYDIPKVLHTEGLDAYVVRKLDLPFRDVDWTVWEDLLDRVHNPEHEVTIALVGKYIDLPDAYLSVTEAMRAGGFANRARVKVKWVTSDDCKTPTGAAKQLGDVDGILIPGGFGDRGVSGKVGAIQYARENKVPLLGICLGLQCIVIEAARNLADIPEANSTEFDPATAHPVVSTMEEQLAYVEGAGDLGGTMRLGLYPAKLAEGSVVRETYADEPYVEERHRHRYEVNNAYRAELEKKAGLVFSGTSPDNKLVEFVEYPKEIHPYLVATQAHPELKSRPTRPHPLFAGLVKAAVERKTGK; encoded by the coding sequence ATGCCGCCCAACACCACGACGACCAAGCACATCTTCGTCACCGGGGGTGTCGCCTCCTCCCTCGGCAAGGGCCTCACCGCCTCCAGCCTGGGTGCGCTCCTCAAGGCCCGCGGTCTGCGGGTCACGATGCAGAAGCTCGACCCGTACCTGAACGTCGACCCGGGCACGATGAACCCCTTCCAGCACGGCGAGGTGTTCGTCACCAACGACGGCGCCGAGACCGACCTGGACATCGGCCACTACGAGCGCTTCCTCGACGTCGACCTCGACGGCTCGGCCAACGTCACCACCGGCCAGGTCTACTCGCAGGTCATCGCCAAGGAGCGGCGCGGCGAGTACCTCGGCGACACCGTGCAGGTCATCCCGCACATCACCAACGAGATCAAGGGCCGCATCCGCCGCATGGCGACGGACGACGTCGACGTCGTCATCACCGAGGTCGGCGGCACGGTCGGCGACATCGAGTCGCTGCCCTTCCTGGAGACCGTCCGCCAGGTCCGCCACGAGGTCGGCCGCGACAACGTCTTCGTCGTCCACATCTCGCTGCTGCCCTACATCGGCCCCTCCGGCGAGCTGAAGACCAAGCCGACCCAGCACTCCGTCGCCGCCCTGCGCAACATCGGCATCCAGCCCGACGCGATCGTGCTGCGCGCCGACCGCGAGGTCCCCACCGCCATCAAGCGCAAGATCTCGCTGATGTGCGACGTGGACGAGGCCGCGGTCGTCGCCGCCATCGACGCCCCGTCGATCTACGACATCCCGAAGGTCCTGCACACCGAGGGCCTGGACGCCTACGTCGTCCGCAAGCTCGACCTGCCCTTCCGCGACGTGGACTGGACCGTCTGGGAGGACCTCCTGGACCGCGTCCACAACCCGGAGCACGAGGTCACGATCGCGCTCGTCGGCAAGTACATCGACCTGCCCGACGCCTACCTGTCGGTCACCGAGGCCATGCGCGCCGGCGGCTTCGCCAACCGTGCCCGGGTCAAGGTCAAGTGGGTCACCTCCGACGACTGCAAGACCCCGACGGGCGCCGCGAAGCAGCTCGGCGACGTCGACGGCATCCTCATCCCCGGCGGCTTCGGCGACCGCGGCGTGTCCGGCAAGGTCGGCGCGATCCAGTACGCCCGCGAGAACAAGGTGCCGCTGCTCGGCATCTGCCTCGGCCTGCAGTGCATCGTGATCGAGGCCGCCCGGAACCTGGCCGACATCCCCGAGGCCAACTCCACCGAGTTCGACCCCGCCACCGCGCACCCCGTCGTCTCCACGATGGAGGAGCAGCTGGCGTACGTCGAGGGCGCCGGCGACCTGGGCGGAACGATGCGCCTGGGCCTCTACCCGGCGAAGCTCGCCGAGGGCTCGGTCGTCCGCGAGACCTACGCCGACGAGCCGTACGTCGAGGAGCGCCACCGCCACCGCTACGAGGTGAACAACGCCTACCGCGCGGAGCTGGAGAAGAAGGCCGGCCTGGTCTTCTCCGGCACCTCCCCGGACAACAAGCTCGTCGAGTTCGTCGAGTACCCGAAGGAGATCCACCCCTACCTGGTCGCCACCCAGGCGCACCCGGAGCTGAAGTCCCGCCCGACCCGCCCGCACCCCCTCTTCGCGGGCCTGGTGAAGGCGGCCGTGGAGCGCAAGACGGGCAAGTAG
- a CDS encoding glycoside hydrolase family 15 protein has translation MAGRIEDYALIGDMQTAALVCRDGSVDWLCLPRFDSHAIFAGLLGTEEHGFWRVGPAGPADAEPAPADRRRYRGDSLILESEWDTPRGTVRVTDFMPPRDGAPQLIRIVEGVSGRVRMRSSLRMRFSYGRVVPWVHKVGERTVAVAGPDSVWLDTAVETHGKDLTTYSDFTVTPGERITFTLSWQPSHKEPPALPDPEGALEATADFWREWVEHCTYHGPYREAVVRSLITLKALTYAPTGGIVAAPTTSLPEEIGGVRNWDYRYTWLRDAAITLSSMLRTGYREEARAWRDWLLRAVAGDPENLQIMYGIAGERELGEAELDWLPGYENSSPVRVGNGAANQLQLDVYGEVTEALHLAHMTGLSRNDYASLLQIKLINYLETHWDQPDEGIWEVRGPRRHFVHSKVMAWVAVDRTIKLIESGDADGPLERWRELRDEIHRDVCEKGYDKERNTFTQSYGSQELDASLLLIPQMGFLPPDDKRVIGTIEAIQRELSTEDGFVLRYPTAGEEAGVDGLEGDEGAFLACSFWLADDLAMIGRVDEARTLFEKLLALRNDLGLLAEEWDPRLQRQVGNFPQAFSHVPLIDTALRLTASGAYGG, from the coding sequence GTGGCCGGGCGTATCGAGGATTACGCACTCATCGGAGACATGCAGACGGCTGCCCTGGTGTGCCGGGACGGCAGCGTCGACTGGCTCTGTCTCCCCCGCTTCGACTCTCACGCGATCTTCGCCGGTCTCCTCGGCACGGAGGAGCACGGGTTCTGGCGGGTGGGCCCGGCGGGTCCGGCGGACGCGGAGCCGGCTCCCGCCGACCGGCGCCGCTACCGGGGCGACTCGCTGATCCTGGAGTCCGAGTGGGACACCCCGCGCGGCACGGTCCGGGTGACCGACTTCATGCCGCCGCGCGACGGCGCGCCGCAGCTGATCCGGATCGTCGAGGGCGTCTCGGGGCGGGTGCGGATGCGTTCCTCGCTGCGGATGCGGTTCAGCTACGGCCGGGTCGTGCCGTGGGTGCACAAGGTCGGGGAGCGCACGGTCGCGGTCGCCGGGCCCGACTCGGTGTGGCTGGACACCGCCGTGGAGACCCACGGCAAGGACCTGACGACGTACTCCGACTTCACGGTCACGCCCGGCGAGCGGATCACCTTCACGCTCTCCTGGCAGCCCTCCCACAAGGAGCCGCCCGCCCTGCCGGACCCGGAGGGCGCGCTGGAGGCGACCGCCGACTTCTGGCGCGAGTGGGTCGAGCACTGCACGTACCACGGCCCCTACCGGGAGGCCGTGGTCCGCTCGCTGATCACCCTGAAGGCGCTGACGTACGCGCCGACCGGCGGGATCGTCGCCGCGCCGACGACCTCGCTGCCGGAGGAGATCGGCGGCGTCCGCAACTGGGACTACCGCTACACCTGGCTGCGGGACGCGGCGATCACCCTCTCCTCGATGCTCCGCACCGGCTACCGCGAGGAGGCCCGCGCCTGGCGGGACTGGCTGCTCCGCGCCGTCGCGGGCGACCCGGAGAACCTGCAGATCATGTACGGCATCGCGGGCGAGCGGGAGCTCGGCGAGGCGGAGCTCGACTGGCTGCCGGGGTACGAGAACTCCAGCCCGGTCCGGGTCGGCAACGGCGCCGCGAACCAGCTCCAGCTGGACGTCTACGGCGAGGTCACGGAGGCCCTCCACCTCGCCCACATGACGGGTCTGTCCCGCAACGACTACGCCTCCCTGCTCCAGATCAAGCTGATCAACTACCTGGAGACCCACTGGGACCAACCCGACGAGGGCATCTGGGAGGTGCGCGGCCCGCGCCGGCACTTCGTGCACTCCAAGGTGATGGCCTGGGTGGCGGTGGACCGCACCATCAAGCTGATCGAGTCCGGCGACGCGGACGGCCCGCTGGAGCGCTGGAGGGAACTGCGCGACGAGATCCACCGGGACGTCTGCGAGAAGGGCTACGACAAGGAGCGCAACACCTTCACCCAGTCGTACGGATCCCAGGAGCTGGACGCCTCGCTGCTGCTGATCCCGCAGATGGGCTTCCTGCCGCCGGACGACAAGCGGGTCATCGGCACGATCGAGGCGATCCAGCGCGAGCTGTCCACGGAGGACGGTTTCGTGCTGCGCTACCCGACGGCCGGCGAGGAGGCCGGGGTGGACGGCCTGGAGGGCGACGAGGGCGCGTTCCTCGCCTGTTCCTTCTGGCTGGCGGACGACCTGGCGATGATCGGCCGGGTCGACGAGGCGCGCACCCTCTTCGAGAAGCTCCTCGCGCTCCGCAACGACCTCGGGCTGCTCGCCGAGGAGTGGGACCCGCGGCTCCAGCGGCAGGTGGGCAACTTCCCGCAGGCCTTCAGCCACGTCCCGCTCATCGACACGGCGCTGCGGCTCACGGCGAGCGGGGCGTACGGGGGCTGA